Proteins encoded by one window of Candidatus Poribacteria bacterium:
- the rfaE2 gene encoding D-glycero-beta-D-manno-heptose 1-phosphate adenylyltransferase has product MPEKKIYSRNQLVEIVQQLQADGKVVVTTNGCFDVLHVGHLRYLQAAQALGDLLVVGVNSDDSVRVLKGENRPLVPADERAEMLAGLACVDYVTIFPELDPIDLLSAVKPNIHVKGGDYTIERVIEREAVESNGGKVIVGLNVPGKSTTDLIETIRERYNSPSC; this is encoded by the coding sequence ATGCCAGAAAAAAAAATCTACTCTCGGAATCAACTGGTCGAAATTGTTCAGCAGTTACAGGCGGACGGCAAAGTTGTCGTGACGACCAACGGCTGCTTCGATGTGCTACACGTCGGTCATCTGCGCTACCTGCAAGCCGCGCAAGCGCTCGGCGACCTCCTCGTTGTCGGCGTCAACAGCGACGACTCGGTCCGTGTACTCAAAGGGGAGAACCGTCCCCTTGTGCCCGCGGACGAACGCGCCGAAATGCTCGCGGGCTTGGCGTGTGTCGATTACGTCACAATCTTTCCCGAACTCGATCCGATTGACCTATTATCCGCCGTCAAGCCGAACATCCACGTCAAAGGCGGCGATTACACAATCGAGCGGGTCATTGAACGGGAGGCGGTCGAATCGAACGGGGGCAAGGTGATTGTGGGGCTAAACGTGCCGGGCAAATCGACCACCGATCTCATCGAAACAATCCGCGAAAGATATAATAGCCCAAGTTGCTAG
- a CDS encoding phytanoyl-CoA dioxygenase family protein: MTDEEKFLVDLEGYLVIKDVLTPDEVDELNKIIDQGDRSGHPTLWGAPFKGLIDHPKILPYLIELLGPTFRLDHDYAIFMSQGEHRGRLHGGEDGGRAGGPEGDHWYKYRDGVIRNGLIVMTYCLSEVGEGDGGFSCIPGSHKSNFSTCLPTDVRSFERPAHYVVQPAAKAGDVIFFTEAVIHGTMPWRAAHERRSLLYKYSPGHSAWSGNFYDLSQFGELTDQQKRILSPPSIGNRPDVVQVETNQ; encoded by the coding sequence ATGACAGACGAAGAAAAATTTCTCGTCGATCTCGAAGGCTATCTTGTTATCAAAGATGTGCTGACACCCGACGAAGTTGACGAACTGAATAAAATCATCGATCAGGGGGATCGCTCCGGACATCCGACCCTCTGGGGTGCGCCCTTCAAAGGGCTGATTGACCATCCGAAGATCCTGCCCTACCTCATTGAGTTGCTGGGTCCCACATTCCGCCTCGATCACGATTACGCTATCTTCATGAGTCAAGGAGAACATCGTGGGAGGCTGCACGGCGGAGAGGATGGTGGTCGCGCTGGGGGACCTGAAGGGGATCACTGGTACAAATACCGAGATGGCGTCATCCGAAATGGGCTGATAGTGATGACCTACTGCCTATCGGAGGTAGGGGAAGGCGATGGCGGATTCTCGTGCATTCCGGGGAGTCACAAGAGTAACTTCTCCACCTGCCTGCCCACAGATGTCCGCAGTTTCGAGCGACCCGCACATTACGTTGTCCAGCCGGCTGCTAAAGCTGGGGACGTGATTTTCTTCACCGAAGCTGTCATCCACGGAACGATGCCGTGGCGTGCTGCACATGAACGCCGATCCCTGCTCTACAAATACAGCCCCGGCCACTCGGCATGGTCTGGAAACTTCTATGATCTCAGTCAGTTTGGCGAGTTGACGGATCAGCAGAAACGGATTCTATCCCCGCCCTCTATCGGTAACCGCCCCGATGTCGTTCAGGTCGAAACGAACCAATGA
- a CDS encoding mandelate racemase/muconate lactonizing enzyme family protein has translation MRITHVESIVLKHPFGLPETGTTREWTNVLIHTDEGLTGFGRGGNPQLISRDLAPVLMGQDPRQIARLWDQMYESAWRYRGPGRAAMSSIGALDIALWDLYGKACGQPVWRLLGGYADTVPAYADGIGYIDQSPEEVAAEVKEHADLGFDAIKLHFNSCTPQEVLDKVRLSRDVLGPNKKLMIDVSRAWSGKVAVEAVRELEPYNLYWIEEPVRLDDEPFYMRMVQEATSAIVAGAEGEGTLYGIRRLINEGALQLVQTDILIGGGYTGLMRIAALCEAYHLPVAPHGAQFPDVNCHLVAAVPNGLMVPACPSCEPFQIWSKLYDPLFQVVDGQIAMTDKPGLGLELDWDFINRHRVDSASVH, from the coding sequence GTGCGCATCACGCATGTAGAATCTATCGTCCTGAAACACCCATTCGGACTACCTGAAACGGGAACAACCAGAGAGTGGACAAATGTCCTCATACACACCGATGAAGGCTTGACCGGCTTCGGTCGAGGTGGAAATCCTCAGCTTATTTCTCGTGATCTCGCTCCCGTCCTCATGGGTCAGGATCCGCGACAAATTGCCCGCCTCTGGGATCAGATGTACGAGTCGGCATGGCGGTATCGCGGACCGGGACGCGCTGCCATGTCCTCGATAGGTGCGTTAGACATTGCGCTGTGGGATCTGTACGGAAAGGCGTGTGGTCAGCCGGTGTGGCGACTGTTGGGCGGTTACGCGGATACCGTTCCCGCCTATGCTGATGGCATCGGCTACATCGACCAGTCTCCAGAGGAGGTTGCGGCAGAGGTCAAAGAGCACGCCGATCTGGGCTTTGATGCGATTAAGCTGCACTTCAACAGCTGCACACCCCAAGAGGTGCTGGATAAGGTACGCCTTTCGAGGGATGTTCTCGGACCCAATAAAAAACTGATGATAGACGTATCTCGCGCTTGGTCTGGGAAGGTGGCAGTGGAGGCTGTCCGTGAGCTTGAACCTTATAACTTGTATTGGATAGAGGAGCCGGTTCGGCTCGACGATGAGCCATTCTACATGCGAATGGTGCAGGAAGCCACGAGTGCTATAGTCGCTGGTGCAGAGGGCGAGGGAACCCTCTACGGCATCAGAAGACTCATCAATGAAGGTGCACTCCAACTGGTACAGACGGACATCCTAATCGGCGGTGGTTATACCGGACTTATGCGAATCGCGGCGCTCTGCGAGGCGTATCACCTACCCGTCGCACCGCACGGCGCACAGTTTCCGGATGTCAACTGCCACCTCGTCGCCGCAGTACCGAACGGTCTGATGGTGCCTGCGTGCCCAAGCTGCGAGCCGTTCCAGATCTGGTCGAAGCTATACGATCCGCTATTCCAAGTAGTGGACGGACAGATCGCCATGACCGATAAACCGGGGTTGGGGTTAGAATTGGACTGGGATTTCATCAATCGGCACCGTGTCGATAGTGCATCGGTTCATTAG
- a CDS encoding mandelate racemase/muconate lactonizing enzyme family protein produces the protein MKITDVKTLVMGTSWRNLTFVKVETDEGLTGVSEVRMNNRTDALIAYLDGAKKRHVIGSDPFNTEDLYLRMFRNDYGRAGEIVATGISVVEIACWDIIGKALDQPVYRLLGGACRDKMKAYANGWYKVERTPEEFHAAAKPVLEKGYKALKFDPFGAGFYELSYEERLRSVSLVEAVRDSVGPEVEILIEMHGRFSPAMAIQIARELEPFEPSWVEEPVPPDNLAALAKAAESINIPVATGERLHHKFEYRELINLQAADILQPDITQTGGFLETKKIAAIGDMCYMLVAPHNVGGPVSTATALHFSACTPNFKIQEHFNDFSEAWVKEAATGCPEVIDGYFSLPNGPGLGMTLNEDLIAEHPYREGSFNLWEDDWHRRQY, from the coding sequence TTGAAAATCACCGATGTTAAGACATTAGTCATGGGCACTAGTTGGCGCAACCTGACTTTTGTTAAAGTGGAAACCGATGAAGGATTGACCGGTGTCAGTGAGGTACGGATGAACAACCGCACAGACGCGCTGATCGCATATCTCGATGGTGCGAAGAAGCGCCACGTTATCGGTAGCGATCCATTCAATACCGAAGACCTCTATCTGCGGATGTTCCGTAACGATTATGGACGTGCCGGTGAGATTGTCGCAACGGGAATTAGCGTCGTCGAAATCGCGTGTTGGGACATCATCGGAAAGGCGCTGGACCAGCCGGTGTATCGACTGCTAGGAGGCGCGTGTCGGGACAAGATGAAGGCATACGCCAACGGTTGGTATAAGGTGGAACGCACCCCCGAAGAATTTCACGCCGCTGCCAAGCCGGTACTGGAAAAAGGTTACAAGGCGCTCAAATTTGATCCCTTCGGTGCAGGCTTTTATGAACTCTCTTACGAGGAGAGACTGAGATCCGTCTCGCTGGTCGAAGCGGTACGCGATTCGGTGGGACCCGAGGTAGAGATCCTGATTGAGATGCACGGACGCTTCAGCCCGGCAATGGCTATCCAGATAGCCCGCGAATTGGAACCGTTCGAGCCAAGCTGGGTTGAGGAACCGGTCCCGCCCGACAATCTCGCTGCACTCGCAAAGGCAGCGGAAAGCATTAATATTCCTGTCGCCACCGGCGAACGGCTCCACCACAAGTTTGAGTACCGCGAACTAATCAATCTCCAAGCGGCGGATATCCTCCAGCCTGACATCACACAAACGGGCGGTTTCCTAGAGACGAAGAAGATCGCAGCGATTGGGGATATGTGTTATATGCTCGTTGCGCCGCACAATGTGGGCGGACCTGTGTCTACCGCAACCGCCCTGCACTTCTCCGCTTGCACGCCTAACTTTAAGATTCAGGAGCATTTCAATGACTTCTCCGAGGCGTGGGTCAAAGAGGCAGCGACCGGGTGTCCCGAAGTGATTGATGGCTATTTCAGCCTGCCAAACGGTCCCGGGCTCGGTATGACACTAAACGAAGATCTGATCGCTGAGCACCCTTATCGTGAAGGATCGTTTAATCTGTGGGAGGATGATTGGCATCGTCGCCAGTATTGA
- a CDS encoding sugar phosphate isomerase/epimerase: MRFGMSGTFLPSNMDDFTPEIARKVRSFGFSGAFTRFRENDPFETTTAQCHRVRDVLADEGVRMYQTTGYWQCLIHPDETERKQAVRTVQEALRVAGDIGARGIDTGPGSMNPTGPWNPHPDNWSQRSKDQLIKSLRECAKAAADNQVYLSLEGHQLVVLANEKVTKEILDAVDSPWVRSDLDPANWVTLNTVYRTGEYIDRIFDTLGNHIVSGHAKDITLTNEHTLHLPTRAPGKGMMDFKAYIRRMHALDPEYPLIVEGAQEEQLPEVSDFLHRTAAELGIQVNQ; encoded by the coding sequence ATGCGTTTTGGAATGAGCGGAACATTTTTGCCGAGCAATATGGATGACTTCACGCCGGAGATCGCACGGAAGGTCAGATCATTCGGATTTTCGGGTGCGTTCACCCGTTTTCGGGAGAATGATCCCTTTGAAACAACAACCGCCCAATGCCACAGGGTCCGCGATGTCCTAGCGGACGAGGGGGTTCGGATGTATCAAACGACAGGCTATTGGCAGTGCCTGATTCACCCCGACGAAACGGAGCGCAAGCAAGCGGTGCGCACGGTACAGGAGGCGCTCAGAGTCGCCGGCGATATTGGGGCGCGGGGCATCGACACGGGACCGGGATCGATGAATCCGACGGGACCGTGGAATCCTCACCCCGACAACTGGAGTCAAAGGAGCAAGGATCAGTTAATCAAGAGCCTGCGGGAGTGTGCGAAGGCGGCAGCAGATAATCAGGTTTACCTCAGCTTGGAAGGGCATCAGCTTGTCGTGCTTGCAAATGAGAAGGTCACGAAGGAGATTCTTGATGCGGTGGATTCACCGTGGGTCAGATCTGATCTGGATCCGGCAAACTGGGTGACGCTCAACACAGTCTATAGGACCGGCGAATACATCGATCGGATATTCGACACGCTCGGCAACCATATTGTGAGTGGACACGCAAAGGACATCACCCTCACTAACGAACATACCCTCCACCTGCCGACCCGCGCGCCCGGCAAGGGAATGATGGATTTCAAAGCCTATATCCGCCGAATGCACGCGCTTGATCCAGAGTATCCGCTGATTGTCGAAGGTGCCCAAGAGGAACAATTGCCGGAGGTGAGCGATTTCCTGCATCGGACAGCGGCAGAACTTGGGATTCAGGTTAACCAGTAA
- a CDS encoding phytanoyl-CoA dioxygenase family protein, translating into MPTFDIERHATELEQDGYTVMQNVMPPSEVEATKQAIEETLDAEETIGRKYGLQNENLRHAFNVQGKHPHFYGMPLRNPAPIEVARRVLGEDMFAHDVVIRTPMPTGKKDATRLGGNLHADWADFTVKPFIGGAHYPMAIQSVWAIADFREETGGPMIWPGSHLSLEIPPEEPETLPPGGIIAEAPAGSVFLWDSSLWHTAGINSSDSPRYALIFYFQRWWIKGFNDSYRYVSPEVRAAMTEAERRIWGLEAGVPPNTHFRGMTEEQIAALTPEEQAVLNIAPF; encoded by the coding sequence ATGCCAACCTTTGACATTGAACGACATGCAACCGAATTGGAACAGGACGGCTACACCGTTATGCAAAATGTGATGCCGCCCTCGGAGGTTGAAGCGACCAAGCAAGCGATCGAAGAAACGTTAGATGCCGAAGAGACCATTGGTCGCAAATATGGATTACAGAACGAAAATCTTCGACACGCGTTCAATGTCCAAGGCAAGCATCCACATTTTTACGGGATGCCGCTTCGCAACCCGGCGCCGATAGAGGTAGCGCGCCGCGTGCTCGGTGAAGACATGTTCGCACACGATGTAGTGATACGAACCCCGATGCCGACAGGTAAAAAGGACGCAACCCGATTGGGAGGCAATCTACACGCCGACTGGGCAGACTTCACGGTGAAGCCTTTCATCGGCGGCGCCCACTATCCGATGGCAATTCAGTCCGTATGGGCAATAGCCGACTTCAGAGAGGAAACGGGCGGTCCAATGATCTGGCCCGGCTCGCACCTGTCCCTCGAAATCCCACCCGAAGAACCGGAAACCCTACCACCGGGAGGTATCATCGCTGAGGCACCGGCGGGATCGGTATTCCTGTGGGATTCAAGCCTATGGCACACCGCCGGAATCAACTCCAGTGACAGCCCACGATACGCGCTGATTTTCTACTTCCAGCGGTGGTGGATTAAGGGGTTTAACGATTCCTACCGCTATGTGTCACCGGAGGTTCGCGCAGCGATGACCGAAGCCGAGCGGCGTATCTGGGGCCTTGAGGCCGGCGTTCCACCGAACACACACTTCAGAGGCATGACCGAGGAGCAGATTGCCGCACTGACACCTGAAGAGCAAGCGGTGCTTAACATTGCGCCGTTCTAG
- a CDS encoding leucyl aminopeptidase, translated as MQIDVKVGDFRTEAVDAIVVGVFEGEPLVSVAQAADAATNGAISELIDAGDFKGERNQTALLYTRGAITASRIALVGLGKNEELDPEKVRQAAGKVVQELRDLGLKTIAVSLPPETPPEIAQAAAEASRLALYQFDQHKTEGLDKVKALDSITFLVTDDATKSMVEGGVAVGDAIANGTNLARDLSNQPPNHLTPTMLADKAAEVANEVGLKCEVFDLAQLQEKGFRTLLGVSQGSAEEPRFIVLEHIPDGEEKDTVAFVGKAITFDSGGLSLKSGSGMMDMKHDMSGAAAVLGAMQVVGVLKPDLHVVGLIAASENMPSATAQRPGDVVESYGGKTIEILNTDAEGRLVLADALGYAAQYNPKAAIDLATLTGAVITALGTVACGMMGTDNSVIAKVRAAAQKTHERVWELPLWDDYDELIKSDVADVKNIGDGTAGTIVGGAFLKKFAEGYPWVHLAKGRRMFLARAVLVSVCDCWCSSHAIGLRDS; from the coding sequence ATGCAAATTGATGTCAAGGTTGGAGATTTCAGGACAGAGGCCGTTGATGCGATTGTGGTCGGGGTATTTGAGGGCGAACCGCTCGTCAGCGTGGCGCAAGCCGCCGATGCAGCGACCAACGGTGCAATTAGCGAACTGATTGACGCCGGCGACTTCAAAGGCGAGCGTAACCAGACCGCGCTGCTCTATACCAGAGGAGCAATCACCGCCTCGCGGATTGCACTGGTCGGTCTGGGAAAAAACGAGGAGTTGGATCCAGAGAAGGTGCGTCAGGCGGCGGGCAAAGTTGTCCAAGAACTTCGGGATCTGGGGCTAAAGACTATCGCGGTCTCGTTGCCGCCAGAGACCCCACCAGAGATAGCACAGGCAGCCGCCGAAGCCAGCCGACTCGCACTCTACCAATTCGACCAGCACAAAACGGAGGGACTCGATAAGGTCAAAGCACTTGACTCCATCACCTTCTTGGTAACGGACGACGCGACCAAGTCGATGGTCGAAGGAGGCGTTGCCGTCGGCGATGCGATTGCGAACGGGACAAACCTCGCTCGCGATCTCAGCAACCAACCGCCCAACCACCTAACCCCAACGATGCTCGCCGACAAGGCGGCTGAGGTTGCAAATGAGGTAGGGTTGAAATGCGAAGTCTTTGACCTCGCGCAACTTCAAGAGAAGGGGTTTCGCACCTTACTCGGCGTGTCTCAGGGCAGCGCCGAAGAGCCGCGATTTATCGTCTTGGAGCATATCCCCGATGGCGAGGAGAAGGATACCGTTGCGTTTGTTGGAAAAGCCATCACCTTCGATAGCGGCGGCCTGTCGCTCAAGTCCGGCTCCGGCATGATGGACATGAAACACGATATGTCCGGCGCAGCAGCGGTGCTTGGCGCGATGCAGGTGGTCGGGGTGCTTAAGCCGGATCTCCATGTCGTTGGGTTGATTGCGGCGAGCGAAAACATGCCGAGCGCGACCGCCCAGCGACCGGGCGACGTTGTCGAAAGCTACGGCGGCAAAACAATCGAGATCCTTAATACAGACGCAGAAGGTCGATTGGTGTTAGCGGATGCGTTGGGCTATGCTGCCCAGTATAACCCCAAGGCGGCGATAGATCTGGCAACGCTGACCGGCGCTGTCATCACCGCTCTGGGAACCGTTGCCTGCGGGATGATGGGGACGGATAACTCGGTGATCGCTAAGGTCAGAGCCGCTGCACAGAAGACGCATGAACGGGTATGGGAACTCCCCTTGTGGGATGATTACGACGAACTAATCAAAAGCGATGTCGCTGACGTCAAAAATATCGGTGACGGCACAGCGGGGACCATCGTCGGCGGGGCGTTCTTGAAGAAGTTTGCGGAAGGCTATCCGTGGGTACATCTCGCAAAGGGTCGTCGTATGTTCCTAGCAAGGGCGGTACTGGTTTCGGTGTGCGACTGCTGGTGCAGTTCGCACGCGATTGGACTTCGTGATTCTTGA
- a CDS encoding phytanoyl-CoA dioxygenase family protein, with the protein MSPTNTDKNWKTETTVTDEQVALYNENGYLKYGRIFTQPELDELRDYVDDMIASLPDGKRPEQMDVPHVEHPYLFKYLADPRVLDVIERFIGPDILLWSSHFISKRTSDGLAVPWHQDGVYWGDRLDPMHVITMWLAVDESTVENGCMRVIAGSHKLRDRRYEKVDSEKHLFGREVIAEDLDESKVVDLELSVGECHLHDAFTIHGSAPNTSQKRRCGYTMRYMPADVRCNDPSLRPDHDIYLLRGQDRTDGFNTYTPVPDFA; encoded by the coding sequence ATGAGTCCTACAAACACAGACAAAAACTGGAAAACCGAAACGACGGTCACCGATGAACAGGTGGCTCTCTACAATGAGAACGGCTACCTCAAATATGGCAGGATCTTCACCCAGCCAGAATTAGACGAACTGCGCGATTACGTCGATGACATGATCGCATCGCTCCCCGACGGCAAACGCCCGGAACAGATGGACGTGCCGCACGTCGAGCATCCCTACCTGTTCAAGTACCTCGCAGACCCGCGTGTGCTTGATGTGATTGAACGGTTCATCGGACCCGATATCCTCCTCTGGTCGAGCCACTTCATCAGCAAACGGACGAGCGACGGGCTGGCGGTGCCGTGGCATCAGGACGGTGTCTACTGGGGCGATCGATTGGACCCGATGCACGTCATCACGATGTGGCTGGCGGTGGACGAATCAACGGTCGAAAACGGGTGTATGCGCGTGATCGCCGGTAGCCATAAACTCAGAGATCGGCGGTACGAGAAGGTGGATAGCGAAAAGCACCTGTTCGGCAGAGAGGTTATCGCCGAGGATCTGGATGAGTCAAAAGTTGTTGATCTGGAACTGTCGGTCGGCGAATGCCATCTCCACGATGCGTTCACCATCCACGGTTCCGCACCGAACACCTCACAGAAACGTCGGTGCGGCTACACGATGCGGTATATGCCCGCTGATGTCCGCTGCAACGACCCTTCGTTGAGACCCGACCACGACATCTATCTCCTGCGCGGTCAGGATCGAACGGATGGTTTCAATACCTACACCCCTGTACCAGATTTTGCCTAA
- a CDS encoding four helix bundle protein, producing MNYEEWEDSVPDEITNDSLWKMEAYRLGLFAADVGWYDVTKLMRDKRTVEMSDQLYRALGSISTNLTEGYSRDTGRDRARFYEYALGSARESRDWYYKGRHILGPAVTTHRLSLLTQIIRLLLTLVPQQRQGILRETGHTYKMENTDSILHNIPFS from the coding sequence ATGAACTATGAAGAGTGGGAAGATTCGGTTCCTGATGAAATCACTAACGATTCTTTATGGAAGATGGAGGCTTATCGGCTGGGATTATTTGCTGCCGATGTGGGCTGGTACGACGTAACTAAGCTGATGCGGGATAAACGTACGGTTGAAATGTCAGACCAACTCTACCGCGCCCTGGGTTCTATCAGTACAAATCTCACCGAAGGTTATTCACGTGACACCGGCAGAGATAGAGCCCGCTTCTATGAATACGCCCTCGGCTCCGCTAGGGAGAGTCGGGATTGGTATTACAAGGGCAGACACATACTGGGTCCGGCGGTCACTACCCATCGTCTGAGCCTTCTTACCCAAATTATTCGGCTGCTACTGACACTGGTTCCACAACAACGTCAGGGGATTCTGCGTGAAACCGGGCACACCTACAAAATGGAGAACACAGATTCTATTTTACATAATATCCCTTTCTCCTAA
- a CDS encoding phytanoyl-CoA dioxygenase family protein, giving the protein MFYPLLDHEKIVDIFEGLMGEDFILTLSEGIIHTGGSGWHHDAYAPEGYFSMRAAIYLDPLGPEDGCLTVIPGSHFKEFGAAINQMKDELGALPDEMPGRYPLCNEPGDVLFMNHKTYHAALSDNYGRRAIHINCDQEHFDWLMMFLAGETKGWGRFYSDRLISTAGPRRQKMLERAIELGFGNTGPITQLQDLR; this is encoded by the coding sequence GTGTTCTACCCGCTGCTAGACCATGAGAAGATTGTAGACATCTTTGAGGGCTTGATGGGCGAAGATTTCATCTTGACTCTCAGCGAAGGGATCATCCATACCGGCGGCTCCGGGTGGCATCACGATGCCTACGCCCCCGAAGGTTACTTCAGTATGCGGGCGGCGATCTATCTGGATCCGCTCGGTCCCGAAGATGGATGCCTAACTGTTATTCCCGGCAGCCATTTCAAGGAGTTTGGGGCAGCAATCAACCAGATGAAAGACGAACTCGGTGCGCTTCCCGATGAGATGCCGGGGCGCTACCCGCTCTGCAACGAGCCGGGGGACGTGCTCTTCATGAATCACAAGACGTATCACGCTGCCTTGAGTGACAATTACGGTAGACGCGCTATCCATATCAACTGTGATCAGGAACATTTTGATTGGCTGATGATGTTTCTCGCCGGGGAAACGAAGGGCTGGGGACGATTCTACAGCGACCGCTTGATTTCGACCGCAGGTCCCCGTCGCCAAAAAATGCTGGAGCGAGCCATCGAACTCGGCTTCGGGAATACGGGACCCATCACCCAGTTGCAGGATTTGCGTTAA
- a CDS encoding RraA family protein: MSEIQSPQLIEALRQYDSATVANAIEHFEVRDPTMGYANNELVCQMPEIGAPMVGYALTVTADTTTPGDTRTSRVDDLVGAIDAAPKPSVLVVQHVGHDRKRCCLFGDMFCTIATKLGCVGFVTDANGRDRSAIRERTPDFHVFSTGWVVSHGYGVYIDFNVTVSVCGLTISPGDLLHGDESGLVSVPIDIAGDVVKRSEAVREEEAEYFDFLESDRFNMAELKRRIIPHE; the protein is encoded by the coding sequence ATGAGCGAAATACAATCACCGCAATTAATTGAAGCACTGCGACAGTATGATAGCGCAACAGTTGCCAATGCAATTGAGCATTTTGAAGTACGCGACCCAACTATGGGCTATGCCAACAATGAATTGGTCTGCCAGATGCCTGAAATCGGGGCACCGATGGTCGGTTATGCTCTCACAGTGACAGCCGATACCACCACCCCCGGCGACACAAGAACCTCGCGCGTTGATGATCTGGTGGGAGCGATTGATGCCGCACCCAAGCCATCGGTGCTCGTTGTCCAGCACGTCGGGCATGATCGCAAGCGGTGCTGCCTGTTCGGCGATATGTTCTGCACAATTGCGACTAAGCTGGGCTGTGTGGGATTTGTGACTGATGCCAATGGCCGCGACCGAAGCGCCATCCGTGAGCGCACACCGGATTTCCATGTCTTTTCGACGGGGTGGGTGGTTTCGCACGGTTACGGTGTATACATCGACTTCAACGTGACGGTGTCGGTCTGTGGTTTGACCATTTCACCGGGCGACCTGCTGCACGGCGACGAAAGCGGCCTCGTTTCCGTCCCAATCGACATCGCCGGGGACGTGGTGAAACGGTCGGAGGCGGTTCGTGAGGAGGAAGCGGAATATTTCGATTTCCTTGAGAGCGATCGTTTCAACATGGCAGAACTAAAGCGCCGCATCATCCCTCACGAGTAA
- a CDS encoding DMT family transporter, whose translation MSRTLYQTSHSIIPPRVICFVLFLAMLWGGNAVSLKIGLQDFSPFASAGLRFTIGLVLIASWALANGISIKPQRHEYLRLFLTAILFITQITALNVGADFTRAGRTAVMTNTYPLFVALIAHFVVPGDYMTRRKALGLAFAFGGVCFVFRDNFIGGTGEFLIGDLLTLLGGFLLGLLIVVTNRLIQNINTYCVLVSQMVIGVPTFFTLSVIFEGRAGYGFSFPALFAVLYQGAGIAGFCFVAWTLLLKDYPPSRLSVFFFTTPLWGILLSNLLIGEPITLGLTVGAVLVALGIYTINRSSKRQLAH comes from the coding sequence ATGAGCCGAACCCTTTATCAAACTAGCCACAGTATTATCCCACCTAGAGTTATCTGCTTTGTCCTTTTTCTGGCGATGCTTTGGGGCGGTAACGCTGTTTCCCTCAAGATTGGGCTCCAAGATTTTTCTCCATTCGCCTCGGCGGGGCTCCGGTTCACGATCGGGCTTGTCCTTATTGCGAGTTGGGCTTTGGCTAACGGCATATCAATCAAGCCGCAGCGGCACGAGTACCTGCGACTGTTTTTGACTGCCATCCTATTTATAACGCAGATCACTGCGCTCAATGTGGGGGCGGACTTTACCCGCGCGGGTAGAACCGCCGTCATGACAAACACCTACCCGCTCTTTGTCGCGCTTATTGCACACTTCGTTGTTCCGGGTGATTACATGACGCGCAGGAAGGCGCTTGGATTGGCCTTCGCCTTCGGTGGAGTCTGTTTCGTATTTCGAGACAACTTCATCGGCGGCACAGGAGAATTTCTGATTGGCGACTTGTTGACGCTGCTCGGCGGTTTTTTACTTGGACTCCTTATCGTCGTCACCAATCGCCTTATCCAAAATATCAATACCTACTGTGTACTGGTATCACAGATGGTCATTGGTGTCCCTACCTTTTTCACCCTGAGCGTAATTTTTGAGGGTAGGGCGGGATACGGCTTTTCCTTCCCCGCGTTATTTGCGGTCCTATACCAAGGTGCCGGAATCGCAGGGTTCTGTTTCGTCGCATGGACGCTCTTGCTAAAGGATTATCCACCGAGCCGACTCTCTGTGTTCTTTTTTACCACACCGCTCTGGGGCATCTTACTGAGTAACCTCCTCATCGGTGAACCGATTACCCTCGGTCTCACAGTGGGGGCTGTGTTAGTTGCACTTGGTATCTACACCATTAATCGCTCTTCAAAACGTCAATTGGCTCATTAG